CGGTGGTGGAGATATTGGGTCTGCTGGAGGGGCAGCCGGAGAAGTTCGACACGATGCTGCGCGCGTTCGAGTACATGGTGGACACGCAGCTGGAGCGGCAGTCCACGCGCACCACGCCGCACCGGCGGCGCATCCACTTCGGGCCGTGGCGGCCGCCGCTGGAGCTGCGCACGCTGGCGGAGCGCTTCCCGCACCTGGTCGTGTTCTACGGCGAGGCGAACGCGCACCCCACGGGGACGGACATCCCCTCCGAGCTGGTGCACGTGGTGGCGTGTCGGCTGGCGACGGGGGAGCGGTTCGAGGCCGTCATCGCGCCGGAGCAGCCGCTGGCGCACAGCACGCCGCTGCACGTGGAGCTGCCCGAGGAGGTGCTGCGCGCGGGGGAGCCTCGCGTCCAGGCGATGGCGCGCTTCGAGGCCTTCCTGCGACCGGACGACGAGCTGGCGGTGTGGACGACGTTCGCGCTGGACCTGTTGTGGGAGGGCGGCGTCGCGCGAAGGACGGCGCGCAACGTGCGGCTGGCCACGGCGCGCGCGTTGGAGGGCAAGGCGGGGGGCGTGGAGCACGCGATGGAGCTGTTGAGCGGACCCGAGCTGCCCGTGTGGGCCCCGGGGCGGGCCGGCGTGCGCATCCGCGCGCTGGAGTCCGTGGTGCGCGTGCTGGTGGAGCGGGGGTTGGCGAGTGAGCCGATGAAGCGTGTGAAGCAACCGGCACGGACCGGGACGGCGGGCTGAGGCGGGGCTCCGCCACGTCCGGTCAGGGCAGCAGCGCGGTGCTCGCCTCCCGCGCATAGCGTCCGCGTGGGAAGTCGTTCAGGTACTGGCGATATTCCATCTTCGCGTCGGTCGCCTGGAGCCGCTCCTCGAAGCAGCGCGCCTTCAGGTAGCGGGCCTGCTCGCGGTGGTCCGCGCGAGGGCTCTTGGCGGCGATCTCCTCCAGACCCGACAGGAAGCCCTCACAGGTCCGAGGTCCGAGCTGGAGGCGCACGTACCCGAGGAACCGCTCGTCGGCGTCCTTCGACAGCAGCTCCACGGGAATGAGCGGAGCTCGCTTCTTCTTGGGCGGTGGGCCCTCCGCCACCGTCTCCGGGAGCGGGGGCGTGCGCGCGGACTGCGAGAGTCGCTCCGTGACGGAGGGCGCGGGGTAGGGCTCGAACTCCTGTGAAGGGTCCGCTGGGCTCATTCGCTGAGGAGTCCGCGACGTGCCCGTGTTCAGCGCGAAGATGGAGCGAGGCGGGGAGGAGGGCGGCGTCGATTCGGGCCGGGGCATGGCCTCGGTGACGACCGGGGCCGTGCTCGGGGGGACGCTCGACAGCGCCGGCGCGTGCCCGGATGTGGATGGCGCCACGAGGGGCTCTGGTGGCTTCGCGGTCGTCGTCTCGGCCTTGGGGCCGTGCGCCAGGACCGTGGGTGGGGTCGCTTGCGTGGACTCCGCCGTCGCTGGCGCCGAGGGCTCGGGCTGAGTGCTTCGTCCTCCGGATGCATCTCCCGGCGACTTCGCGACGGCGTGCTGCCCGTGCGTGCCATCACCCACGGATGGAGGGGCGCCAGGGGGCGCCTCACGTGTGTCGGCCCCGAGGGATGGGGACGTGACAGCGCGCTTCTCCCTCCTACCTGTGGTGGCAACGGACGGGGCGGCCACGGTGGCTTTCCCGCGCGTGCCAGCACCGACGGACGGAGGTGCGCTAGCCGTCTTCTCGTGTGTTCCGGTGCCCTCGGCCAGGCCGACGGTGGGCGACGTGCCGAGCCCCACGGTTCCCGCCGGTGGACTCGCCACGGAGTCCCGGCCGTCGACGGGGACGTCGTTCGGTGAAGCCATCGACCCAGCGGATCCGGGACTCGACGCTTCGGCGAGGTGCACGTCCGCGGCGGCTTCGTCTTCCGTCACCTGTGCGCTCGAGTCATCGACCACCACGGGAGCATCCAGCGCGACGACAGCCTCACGGTCGGGGGCGGACAGCGCCTCCTGCTCCAGGACATTTCCCTCCGCGCCCTCGTGCAGCTCCATCCGCTCGCCCGCGCCGACGAGGCGCGCGGGGTGCCCCGCCACCTCCACGCGGACGCGACCCTCGGACACGGCGACGGAGGCGCCGTGCGCCGTGCGCTCCACGGTGAACACCGTCCCCACCACGGAGACGCGCAGCCCCGCCACCTCCACCAGGAACGCGCGGCGCTCCGCATGCGAGGCCCGCACCGACAACCGTCCCTGATGCACGGTGAGGTGCACGTCCTTCGTCTCGGCGCGCGACAGCTCCACCTCCGAGTCCGCCGACAGCCGCACCCGGCTCGCGTCCGGAAGCCGCAGCACCGCGGAGGCCCTCGCGGGGGTCCTCACCGCCACGCCCGAACGCAGCCGCATGCCGGTCCGGAGCGGCTGTTCGCCTCCCGCCCCTTTCTTCACCATCGCCCCCGCCGTGCTCTCCGCGCGAACCGTCCCGGCCCCGTCATCCGTCGACCCCGAAGCGGGGTGCGTCCGGGCGATCGCCTCGGAGGCCGAGCGCTCGTCCACCGGTCGGCTCTGTCCCCGTGCCAGCCACAGCACGAGCAGGGCCGCGCAGGCCCCCGCGAGCGCCACGGCCCAGGGCCACCGAGCCCTCGGCGCGCGTCGCTCCAGGTGCGCGGCGGCCGCGCTCCGGAGCCGCGAGCCGACATCGTCCCAGCGGACCTGGGGCGTCGCCGCGCGAGCCTCCTGGAGCAGGGCCCGGTGGGCCTTCACGCGCTCCAGCTCCGCGACACACGCGGCGCACCCCGCCAGATGCGACTCCAGCCGCGCGCGCTCCTCGGCGGGCAGCTCGTTCGCGGCGAGCGCCCACAGGGCCCCGGCCTCAAGGTGCGCCATGGGGGCCTCCGGGCCGGCGGTGGGTGAGCAGGCGCTGCATCGCGACGTTGAACTCCAGCCGCGCGTGGTGCAGGCGGCTGCGGACGGTGTTGGGCGAGCTTCCCACGGCCTCGGCGATCTCGTCCGGGCCCATGCCACACAATTCGTAGTACACGAAGACGATGCGCTTCTTGGGCTTGAGCTTCTCCAGCGCCGCCTCCACCAGGCGCGCGGCCTGGCGTCGCTCCGCGGCGCGCTCCGGGTCCTCCGCGTGCGACTCCTGCTCCGGTGGCACCGCGAAAGGGTCCTCCGGCCGCCGCCGCTTCCAGCGCAGGTGCGACAGCGCCACGTTGGCGCAGACCCGGTAGAAGAACGTCCGGAACCGCGACTCGCCCCGGTAGTTCTTCACCGCCGTCAACAGCCGCAGATACGTCTCCTGGAGCAGGTCCTCCACGTCCACGCGGTTGCCCACCAGGTGGCGCAGGGTGCGCGCGGCGTCCACCCGGGTCAGCTCGTAGAGTTGGTTGAAGGCGGTCGCATCGCCTTCCTGGACCCGACGCACCAAGAGGTGCAACCGGACCTCGTCCGCGGGGGGCGGCGGGGGTGAGCCCGGGCCGGTGCGCTCCTCGGGCGAGGCCGCCGACACCAGGGGCTGGGCTTCACGGAAAATCACCGGACGCTCTCCCTCGGGGACGCGCAGAGAAGTCCCCCCCTGTGGGAACACCCCTCCGTCCGTGTGAAAGGTCCAGGTCAGCACACTCCCTCCGTGCCCCTGGGTCGCCGCTGCGGCGCGCGGCGATCAAAGAATATTTTTGATCAGGCGTCAGCGCCGTGGCGACGAAGGCGGGAGAAACCGGACAACCTGCCCGGTGGCCGGACCGGTCCCTGACTTGTTGGAGCCTCCGTTCATGACCTCCCCCGCACGCGGCCTGGTGTGGCCGCTCCTGGTGCTTTGCGCCTTTGCCTCGGCCTGTGTCATCCGCGAGAACGACGACGACTGGCTGGACGACGAGGACGACGCGTGCTTCTGCTCGACGAGCGCCGACTGTGGCGCGGGGCAGTACTGCCGGGGCGGACTGTGTCGCGAGCTGCCCTCGGATGCGCGCAGTTGTTCCAGGAACAGCGAATGCGCCCCCAACGAGCACTGCATCAACTCCGTGTGCAACCAGCCCTGCATCCGGGACAGTGAATGCGGTGGCGGCCGCACGTGCGAGGACTACTACTGTGTGCCGCGCTCCCGGACGGACGCGGGGACGCCTCGTCCGGACGCGGGGACGGACGGTGGCACGCGCCCGGATGGAGGCACGCGCCCGGATGGTGGGACCGATGGAGGCACGCGCCCGGATGCCGGCTCCGATGGCGGCATCCCGATGTCGTGCCGCGTGAACGTGGACTGCGGCGCTGGCAACTACTGCATCAACAACCAGTGCTTCCAGGGCTGCGCCACGGACGCGCACTGCCCCAGCACCGACGCGTGCGTGTTCGGCGTGTGCCGCCCGCGGCCCCCGGACCCGAACGCCTGCGAGGGCGCCACGGACTGCGCGGCGGGCAGGGACTGCGTGGACGGTCAGTGCCGCGCGCCCTGTGACTCCACCACCCAGTGCCCGGAGGACGCCACCTGCCAGATTGGCTACTGCATGCCCATCCCCCATGGCGGCCAGTGCCGGGCCAACTGCGAGTGCCCGTCGGGCCAGGTGTGCACCAACGGCCAGTGCCGCTCCACGGAGCCGGACCCCACCCAGCGGTGCGTCGCCACCTGCGACTGCCCCTCCGGCCAGACGTGCACCGACGGCTTCTGCAAGGCGCCACCGCCGTCGCCGGACGCCGGCACGGGCGGGGGCAAGGCGTGCAGCCTCAACTGCGACTGCCCCTCCGGTCAGGTGTGCGCCAGCGGGTACTGCAAGGCGCCGCCTCCGCCGGAGGACGCCGGGACGACGCCCGCGATGTGCCGCGTCAACTGCGAGTGCCCCGCGGGGCAGCAGTGCACGGCGGGCGCGTGCAAGCCCGTCAACCAGGGCAGCGGCAAGGCCTGCGTGGCCAACTGCGAGTGCCCCGCGGGTGAGCACTGCCAGGACAACGTCTGCTGGCTGTAGTCCGCCCGCCCACGGTGGCGCCCTCGTTCAGGGCGCCACCATGCGCCAGCAGCGGTGGATGTCCTTGCGCTGGAAGTCCTCGGGGAGGGAGCGCGGCGTGAGCTCCTCCACGGACTTCCAGCCGCGCGTGGCGCGGGCGTCGAGCTGGAAGCCGAGGAAGTTGTTGGAGAAGTAGAGCACGCCCCCGGGCGTCAGCAGCGTCCGGAGGGCATCCAGCAGGCGCACGTGGTCGCGCTGCACGTTGAAGGACCCGGTCATCTTCTTCGACGTGGAGAAGGAGGGCGGGTCGCAGACGATGAGGTCAAAGCGCTCGGGGCCCTCCGCCTGCGCCTCGACCCACGCCTTGGCGTCCGCGCGGACGAGCTCGTGGCGCGCGTCCGCCAGGCCGTTCAGGTCGAGGTTGTCCTCGGCCCAGTCCAGGTACGTGTTGGACAGGTCCACCGTCACCGTGCTCCGCGCGCCACCCGCCGCGGCGTAGACGGTGAAAGCCCCCGTGTACGCGAAGAGGTTGAGGAAGCGCTTGCCCTGGGCCTCCTCTCGCACGCGCGCGCGGGTGAGGCGGTGGTCCATGAACAGGCCGGTGTCCAGGTAGTCGCCCAGGTTGACCCAGAACTTCAGGCCCTGCTCCTCCACCACGAGCCGCCCGCTGCCCTCGCCCACGCGGCCGTACTGGGCCTTGCCCCATGGCTGGGGCGTGTGCGTCTTCACGAAGATGTGTTCGGCGGGGATGCCCAGCACCTGCGTCACCGCCGCGAGCACCTCCTCGCGCTGGGCCTCGGCGGCGCCGGACTTGATGGCGCGGCGGCGCGGGTACTCGGTGACGTGGGCGCGGTCGCCGTAGAGGTCCACCGCGAAGGGGTACTCGGGGATGTCCCGGTCGTAGACGCGGAAGGCCGTCAGCCCCTGGGCGCGGGCCCACTTGCGGAAGTGCTTCGCTCCCTTGCGCAGACGGTTGGCGAACATGCCGACCGCTCCTCCCTCCGCCTCGTCGCCACCACCGCCGTGCATACCTTGTGGGTCAGCCATGCCCAAGCATCCCTCCGTCCAGACCACCGCGGCCCCACTCATCCCCGAGTCGCCGACGTACGACAAGCTCAGAGATGCCGCCGCCGGCTGTCGGGCCTGTCCCCTGTGGAAGACGGGCACCCAGACGGTCTTCGGCGAGCCGGTGGGGCGCCCGCACCGGGGGCCTCGGGTGATGTTGGTGGGGGAGCAGCCGGGAGACCAGGAGGACCGCGAGGGCAGGCCCTTCGTGGGGCCGTCCGGCCGGCTGCTTGACGAGGCGCTGGATGCGGCCAGCATCGACCGCTCGCAGGTCTACGTCACGAATACCGTGAAGCACTTCAAGTGGAAGGGCGAGGAGGGGCACCGGCGCGTCCACGCCAAGCCCAGCACGACGGAGATTCGCGCGTGCCTGCCGTGGCTGGCGGCGGAGATTCGCGTCTTCCGCCCGGACATCCTCGTGTGCCTGGGGGCCACGGCGGCGCAGGCCCTTTTGGGCAAGGACTTCCGGGTGACGAAGCAGCGCGGCGAGCCCGTGGACTCCGACTGGGCGCGCATCGTGGTGGCCACCGTGCACCCGTCCTCCATCCTCCGCGCGCCGGACCCGGAGGCCCGTGAGCGTCAGCTCGACGCGTTCATCGACGACCTGCGCGTGGTGGCCCGGCTCATCCACGGTCTGGGCGCGGAAGAAGGGGCCCACGCCCTGCATTGAGCGGGGCGCGAAGGTCGGCGTTGCGGCCGCGGTCCGCGCGGAGGAAGACTCCGGCCCATGAGCGTGCGCGTCGAGAAGAGCGGCCCCGTCACCACCGTCATCCTCCAGCGACCGGAGGTCCGTAACGCGGTGGACGGTCCCACCGCCCGGGCCCTGGCGGACGCCTTCCGCGCCTTCGACGCGGCCCCGGACGCGCGCGTGGGCGTGCTGTCCGGCGACGGCGGCACCTTCTGCGCGGGCGCGGACCTGAAGGCCGTGTCCGAGGGCCGCATGCCCCGGCTCGAGCTCGACGGGGACGGGCCCATGGGGCCGTCGCGCATGGTGCTGGGCAAGCCCGTCATCGCCGCCATCGGTGGCCACGCGGTGGCGGGCGGGCTGGAGCTGGCGCTGTGGTGTGATTTGCGCGTGGCGGAGGAGGACGCGGTGCTGGGCGTCTTCTGCCGGCGCTGGGGCGTGCCCCTCATCGACGGCGGGACGGTGCGCCTGCCGCGGCTCATCGGCCTGTCGCGCGCCATGGACCTCATCCTCACCGGCCGGCCGGTGTCCGCCCAGGAGGCCCTGGCCATGGGACTGGTGAACCGGGTGGTGCCCCGGGGCCAGGCGCGCGCGGCCGCCGAGGCGCTCGCCCGGGAGGTGGCCGCCTTCCCCCAGGCCTGCATGAACGCGGACCGGGCCTCCGCCTACGCCCAGGCCGGCTTGTCCCAGGGGGAAGCGCTGCGTCAGGAGTTCGTGGGCGGCGTCAAGGTCCTGGAGTCGGAGTCCATCGCCGGGGCCACCCGCTTCGCGAAGGGGGCGGGACGCCACGGCTCGTTCGAATAGGGGCGGGTGGGGGCGGCCGGGCTGATGCGCGGCCGGGGGGGCTGTGTTAGTCCCACGCCCATGCGCTTCGACACCCTCGCCATCCACGCCGGCCAGGAGCCGGACCCCACGACGGGCGCCATCATGACCCCCGTCTACCTGACCTCCACCTACGTCCAGGACGGGCCCGGGGAGCACAAGGGCTACGAGTACAGCCGGACGCAGAACCCCACCCGCAAGGCGCTCCAGGACTGCCTGGCCGCCCTCGAGGGCGCGAAGTACGGCGCCGCCTTCGCGTCGGGCCTCGCGGGCACGGACATGCTGATGCACATGCTGGAGCACGGCGACCACGTCGTCGTCTCCGACGACGTGTACGGCGGCACCTTCCGCATCTTCGACAAGGTCTTCAAGCGCAGCGGCCTGAGCTACTCCTTCGTCGACCTGTCCCAGCCGGGGGCCTTCGAGGCGGCCATCACCCCGAAGACGAAGATGGTCTGGGTGGAGACGCCCACCAACCCGATGCTCAAGCTCATCGACCTGGCGCGCATCGCCGAGGTCGCCAAGAAGCACCACATCCTGTCCGTCGCGGACAACACCTTCATGACGCCGTACTTCCAGCGCCCGCTGGACCTCGGCTTCGACGTGGTGGCGCACTCCACCACCAAGTACCTCAACGGCCACAGCGACGTGGTGGGCGGCTTCGTCTGCACCAGCCGCGATGACGTCGCCGAGCGCATGTACTTCCTCCAGAACGCGGTGGGCGGCGTGTCCGGCGCGTTCGACAGCTTCCTCGTGCTGCGTGGCGTGAAGACGCTGCACGTGCGCATGGACCGCCACGCGCAGAACGCGATGAAGGTGGCCCAGTTCCTCGCCACGCACCCGAAGGTGAAGAAGGTCACCTACCCGGGCCTGGAGACCCACCCGCAGCACCAGCTCGCGCGCCAGCAGATGAAGGGCTTCGGCGGCATGCTGACCTTCGACATCCACGGCGGACTGGAGGCGGCGCGCACCTTCCTCAAGACGGTGAAGGTGTTCGCCTGCGCCGAGTCGCTCGGCGGCGTCGAGTCCCTCATCGAGCACCCGGCCATCATGACCCACGCCTCCGTCCCCAGGGAGACGCGCGAGAAGCTGGGCATCGCGGACGGCTTCATCCGCCTGTCGGTGGGCATCGAGGACGCGCAGGACCTCATCGACGACCTCGCCCAGGCGCTCGAGGTCGTGAAGAAGTAGCGGCCGTCGTTTCCTCCTCCCGGGTGGAAACGAGAAGGGCCTCCCGCTCCCGGGTTCCCGGGGTGCGAGGAGGCCCTCGTCATGTCCAGGGCCACCCGAGGCGGGGGCGCTGGCGCTCAGGGGCGCTGTGCCTTCGCCCCCATGGCCTCGCGCAGCTGCGACAGGCCGCGGCGCAGCTCGGCCATCTCCGCCTTGAGGGCGTCCACCTCGGCCGTCTTCGCCGCCAGCTCGCGCGTGCGAAGCTCCAGCGCCTGGATGGCGGCCATGTTCACGCCGTTGATGTCGAGCATGCCGATGCTCTTGTCGCTGGAGCCCAGGCCGAAGGCCGCGTGGAAGTCCTGCGCGACGGGACCCAGGTGGCGCCCGTCGCCCGTCGCCCCCTTGTAGCGCCAGGTCTCGATGGGAATCCGCGCCACCTTCTCCAGCAGGGCCTCGCGGTCGACGGGATGGAAGTCCTCCTTGACGTCCCGGTCGGAGGTGCAATCCATCGAGCCCGAGCCGGGCTTGATTTCGCACCCGACGGTCATCGCGGCGTTGGTCTTCAGCCGGATTCCTCCCAAGGCGCGCACGGTGAACTGGTTGTCCGCGGTGGCCGCTGTCGGCGCGGTGACCGTGCTTCCATCACCCCAGATGAAGGAGCCGATGAAGCCATCCGTGGAGACCAACCGTCCCATCGCGATGCTGAAGTCTCCGGCCGCGCTGACCTGGCTGCCGATGGCCACCGCATTGCGTCCCGTCGCGTTGGCCCCGGTGCCCACCGCCAGCGAGGACGACCCCGCGGCGGAGTTCGCGGTGCCCATGCACATCGCGTTGACGCCACTGGCCACGCAGCCATTGCCGAACGCGGCGGAGCCTGTCCCATTGGCGATACTCAAGTTGCCGGCCGCGAACGAGTTGATGCCGCTGGCCACGCAGCTCTCGCCGAACGCGGCGGAGCCCTTGCCGCTGGCGGTGGTCGAGGTGCCAGCGGCGAAGGAGAACGCCCCGATGTTGCCCTCGGTCCACTGGGTCTCCGCGCCACCCGCGCGGAACGCGCCCAGGTGCGGCAGCCACATCATCTTCATCGTCTTGGTCGTCGTGGGGACCTTGCCGACACCTTGCTCACCCTGCGCCAGGATGCCGCCCGCGGCATCCACCGTGAGCAGCGGGAGACCGGTCCACTTGGGCGTGTCAGACGTCGCGAGGACCTGGAGCAGGGGGCCGGGCTTGCTCGTGTCCACGGCCGCGTCCACGAGCAGGTCGGACTTCGTCGTCAGCCGCCCCCCTGTCTGCCCCGTGCCGGACAGCGCGAACGAGCCGGGCTGCGGTGTCGTCCCGTTCTGGATGTAGTCGTCGCTGCCGGGCAGCGGGATGCGCGCGTCGGCGAGCCGGGGGTCTCCGCTCGCGACCGCGGAGGTCGCTCCGTCGCCGTACTGGATGCTCAGGACATTGTCCTGGAGGACCAGTCCCGTGCCCACCTCCCAGGAGGGGCCGACGGGCCCCTGCGGACCCTGTGGGCCCTGCGGACCCTGTGGGCCCGGGACACCCTGGGCGCCCTGAGCGCCTTGCCGCCCATCGACTCCGTTCGCGCCATCGGAGCCGCTGCATCCGGCGCCTCCCAGGGTGACGAGTCCCAGCGTGGCCAGCAGTGCCCTGACCTTCATGCGAATCCTCCAGGTGGAAAGTGGGGCGAATTCTAGCGGCCTACGCGCCAGGTCGGCTGCGATACCGACAGATTCGTCGGGGAGTCGAGAGCCGTCTCGCCGCGAGTGTCCTCCACGGGGACGTCATGCCGGACGTCGGTCGAAGGGGGGCGGAGGCTCCATCCTCGCACCTCCGTCGCCGCGCGCCCGCCTGCCCAGGAGGTCGTCCGGAGTGCGCCAGCCCCACGGCGGATGGGGCTCCGCGCGGTCGTGGTGGTGCTGCGTGACCCCATGAGGGCGACGCGCCCGAGGCGTTGGAGATCCGGCGTCACGTCGCCGCTCGTGCTCGGTGCCGGCGTCTCGACGGTGCCCGCGCTGCGGCAGGTCTCCGTGACGAAGACACTCCAGGATGGCTCCACCCAGGACACCATCGACGAGCGCAGCGCCTTCCGCATCTCCGTCTTCCTGTCGATGGACCTCACGCTGCTGTCACTCCGAGTGGCTCCGGCGCGACGGTGGCGCGCCGATTCACCCGCGGGCAACCCGGGCACGGTCGCGAGCGCCGAGCGCATCAATGCATTGCGAGGAGCCCGCGCCCGCCCTATGGAGGTCGGACCATGCGCTATTTCGATGACTTCCAACCGGGTGAATCGAGCGAGGCCGGGCCGTATGTGGTGAGTCGCGAGGAGATCATTGCCTTCGCGAAGCAGTTCGACCCGCAGCCCTTCCATCTGAGCGACGAGGGAGGGCGTGAAGGCATCTTCGGGGGGCTCGTCGCCAGCGGTTGGCACACCGCCTCCATCTGCCACAAGCTGGCGGTGGAGCACCTCTTGAGCAAGACGGCGAGCCTGGGCTCGCCGGGCTTGGACGAGCTGCGCTGGCTCAAGCCGGTGCGTCCGGGCGACGCGCTCACCGCGCGCTTCGAGGTGCTCTCCACCACGCCGTCCAAGAGCAAGCCGGACCGGGGCGCCATCAAGTTCCGCTTCGAGGTGCGCAACCAGAAGGGCGAGGTCGTGATGTCGGAGGTGGCCAACGCCCTGTTCGCTCGCAAGCCCCAGGACGGGACCGCGAGCTGAGTCCTCCGAGGCCGGTGGCGAGGACGGAGTCCCCGGGATGCGGGACTCCGTCTCGCTGAATGAACAGCGGTGCTACGCGCGCGGACTCACGGGGACTCGGGCGCATCCGAAGCGGTCGGGAAGCGTCGAGGCGGGCCTTCAGGAGAGCGCGGCGTCTGAAGTGGGGAGCATCAGCGCGTTGAGGGTGGGGTAGGCCATCGCGCCGGTGACGAGCGGCGCCGCGCTGCCGTCCTTCAAGAAGTCGGAGGCCAGCGAGGCGACGCGCCCGAAGATGGCCTTGGCGAGCGTGGCTCCCGCGCTCAGTCGGCGGACGCCCAGGGCCTGGAGGTCCGCGAGCGGAGGAAGCCTCGGGTCCGCCATGAGGTTCAGCGGCAGCCCCACGGACGCGGCGAGGGTCCGGATGTCGTTCGCCGCCACGAGCCCGGGGACGAACAGGCCGTCCGCGCCGGCCGCGCGGTAGCGCTCCGCTCGCGCCAGGGTCTCCTCGAGCCGACGGGGCTCGGGGACGAGCCCCTGGAGATACACGTCCGTGCGCGCGTTCACGAAGACGTCGAGCCCCAGGCGCTTGGAGGCGCTCCGGGCGGCTTGAATCTTCGCGGCCAGCAGCTCCACCGGCCCGGTGCCGTCCTCCAGGTTGATGCCCACGGCGCCCGCGCGCAGGACACCGGCCACCACCTCGCCCACGGCCTCCGGGTCGTTCGAGTAGCCCCCTTCGATGTCCGCGGTGAGCGGGGCCTTGGCCACGCGGTTGATGGAGGCGATGACGTCCAGGAGGACCTTCACGGGCAGCGCGTCGCCATCCGGATAGCCCTGGGCCCACGCCACACCCGCGCTGGTGGTGGCGAGCGCCGGGGCGCCCAGGCTCTCCACGACGCGGGCGGTCCCCGCGTCCCAGGTGTTGGCCAGGAGCAGGAGCCCGCTGGCGTGGAGTTGGCGGAAGGTCTGGGCACGCGTGGCGTGAGGGGCGGACATGAGGGGCACCTTTCTTCGGGGGAGGGGCGTGGGTCAGCGAGCGGAGGACAGGAGCGGACCGAGGCTCGCGCGGGATTCGTGGGCGAGCAGCCATCGCTTCCGCTCGATGCCGCCACCGTAGCCCGTCAGCGAGCCGTTGGCCCCCACCACGCGGTGACAGGGGACGACGATGCCCACGGGGTTCGCGCCATTGGCGAGCCCCACGGCGCGCACGGCGGCGGGGCGACCGATGCGCCGCGCCAGCTCCGAGTAGGTGATGGTCGCGCCGCAGGGGATGCCACGCAGCGCCGCCCAGACCTCGCGCTGGAACGCCGTGCCGGCGGTGCGCGTGGGGAGCGTGTCGATGACGTCGAGCCGTCCCTCGAAGTAGGACCTCATCGTCCCGGTGAGGCCGCCTGGGTCGCGCGAGGGCTCGAGCGTGAAGCCGCCCTCGCCATAGTGCAGCCGGAGCAGCTGCCGCATCCGCGCCTCGTGCTCCGTCCAGTCGACGGCGCGCAAGTGGCCGTCCGCGTCGGCCACGACGATGAGCTCGCCGATGGGCGTGTCCGTCCTGTCGATGAGCAGTCTCGGGGTGTCAGCCATGGCGGGCCTCCAGGAGTCGTGGGCCGGGGTCCGCGGCCCAGAGATGTTGTGCGGCGTAGGCGCGCCAGGGACGCCAGGGCTCCGAGCGTACCAACAGGGCCTCGGGTGTCGGGCGCGCGCCATCGTCGTCGGCCGCGCTGCGCAGCAGGGCCACGTCACTGGCGGGGAACGCGTCGGTCTCCCGGAGCGCGCGCAGGGCGATGTACTGCGCCGTCCATTCGCCCACGCCGCGAATGGCGCGCAGCCGGGAGATGCCCTCCTCGACGGTGCCGAAGGGGTGGAACAACAGCGGGTCCGCGAGCGCCGCCTCCGCGAGCGCCTTGAGCGCCGCCTTCCTCGCGGAGGGCATGCCCAGGGGCCCGAGGTCCGCCGCCGCGACCCGGGCGGCCGAGGGGAAGACGCAGGACAGGGGGCGCCCCGTCGGCCGGGTCTCCGAGCACAGCGCCACCAGCTTCCCGGCGAGACGGCGCGCCGCCTCCACCGTCACCTGCTGGCCGAGGATGGCGCGCACCGCCAGTTCGAAGCCATCCCAGGCCCCGGGCGCGCGGAGGCCAGGGCGCAGCGCCACCAGCGGCGCGAGGAACGGGTCCCGGGACAGGTGCGCGCCAATCGTCTCGATGTCCGCGCCCACGTCGAAGACGCGGCGCACGCGCGCGACGAGGGTGGGGAGCGCCTCGACGCGGGAGACCTGGACCGTCACCACCAGGTTGTCGCGAGCGGGCTCGTGGGTGACCTCCACCGTGCCCACGCCGTCCTCCTGGGCCACCGTGC
This sequence is a window from Myxococcus stipitatus. Protein-coding genes within it:
- the ogt gene encoding methylated-DNA--[protein]-cysteine S-methyltransferase, with translation MADTPRLLIDRTDTPIGELIVVADADGHLRAVDWTEHEARMRQLLRLHYGEGGFTLEPSRDPGGLTGTMRSYFEGRLDVIDTLPTRTAGTAFQREVWAALRGIPCGATITYSELARRIGRPAAVRAVGLANGANPVGIVVPCHRVVGANGSLTGYGGGIERKRWLLAHESRASLGPLLSSAR
- a CDS encoding isocitrate lyase/PEP mutase family protein, with the translated sequence MSAPHATRAQTFRQLHASGLLLLANTWDAGTARVVESLGAPALATTSAGVAWAQGYPDGDALPVKVLLDVIASINRVAKAPLTADIEGGYSNDPEAVGEVVAGVLRAGAVGINLEDGTGPVELLAAKIQAARSASKRLGLDVFVNARTDVYLQGLVPEPRRLEETLARAERYRAAGADGLFVPGLVAANDIRTLAASVGLPLNLMADPRLPPLADLQALGVRRLSAGATLAKAIFGRVASLASDFLKDGSAAPLVTGAMAYPTLNALMLPTSDAALS
- a CDS encoding DNA-3-methyladenine glycosylase 2 family protein, producing MEPLDPDVCYRALTTRDPRFDGRLFVAVTSTGIYCRPVCPARTPKRENCQFHASAASAQEAGFRPCLRCRPETAPDLASWRGTSNTVSRALALIAEGALDGGEAGVEALAERLGVGDRQLRRLFRQHLGATPVAVAQTRRVLFAKQLIQETRMPLAQVALASGFGSIRRFNETFQALYARPPGELRRKQATSAPQAADAGVTLRLRYRPPYDWRAMLDYLSARAIDGVEEVSDTRYRRTVAQEDGVGTVEVTHEPARDNLVVTVQVSRVEALPTLVARVRRVFDVGADIETIGAHLSRDPFLAPLVALRPGLRAPGAWDGFELAVRAILGQQVTVEAARRLAGKLVALCSETRPTGRPLSCVFPSAARVAAADLGPLGMPSARKAALKALAEAALADPLLFHPFGTVEEGISRLRAIRGVGEWTAQYIALRALRETDAFPASDVALLRSAADDDGARPTPEALLVRSEPWRPWRAYAAQHLWAADPGPRLLEARHG